DNA sequence from the Streptomyces tsukubensis genome:
ACATGCCCATGGGTCACACGGCCACAGCGCAGGCCGGTTCTGGCGGCCTGACAGCTACGGAGCACCGCCTGGCCAACGGCCTGCGCGTGGTGCTCTCCGAGGACCACCTGACCCCGGTCGCCGCGGTCTGCCTCTGGTACGACGTGGGCTCGCGCCACGAGGTGAAGGGCCGCACCGGCCTGGCCCACCTCTTCGAGCACCTGATGTTCCAGGGGTCGAAGCAGGTGCAGGGGAACGGCCACTTCGAACTGGTCCAGGGCGCCGGCGGCTCGCTCAACGGCACCACCAGCTTCGAGCGCACCAACTACTTCGAGACCATGCCCACCCATGAGCTGGAGCTGGCGCTCTGGCTGGAGGCGGACCGCATGGGCTCGCTGCTGGCCGCCCTCGACGACGAGTCGATGGAGAACCAGCGGGACGTCGTGAAGAACGAACGCCGCCAGCGGTACGACAACGTTCCGTACGGCACCGCGTTCGAGAAGCTGACCGCCCTCGCCTACCCGGAGGGCCACCCGTACCACCACACGCCCATCGGCTCCATGGCGGATCTCGACGCGGCGACCCTGGAGGACGCCCGCGCCTTCTTCCGCACCTACTACGCGCCGAACAACGCGGTGCTGTCGGTCGTCGGCGACATCGACCCGGAGCAGACCCTCGCCTGGGTCGAGAAGTACTTCGGCTCCATCCCCTCCCACGACGGCAAGCAGCCGCCGCGCGACGGCGCCCTGCCCGACGTCATGGGGCGGCAGCTGCGCGAGGTCGTCGAGGAGGACGTGCCCGCCCGCGCCCTGATGGCCGCCTACCGCCTCCCGCACGACGGCAGCCGCGCATGCGACGCCGTCGACGTCGCCCTGACCGTCCTCGGCGGCGGGGAGTCCTCCCGGCTCCACAACCGCCTGGTGCGCCGGGACCAGACCGCCGTCGCGGCCGGTTTCGGACTGCTGAGGCTGGCCGGGGCGCCGTCGCTGGGCTGGCTGGACGTGAAGACGTCCGGCGGGGTCGAGGTGGCGCAGATCGAAGCCGCCGTCGACGAGGAGCTGGCGCGGTTCGCCGCCGAGGGGCCGACGGACGAGGAGATGGAGCGGGCCCAGGCCCAGCTGGAGCGCGAGTGGCTGGACCGGCTGGGCACGGTCGCGGGCCGCGCCGACGAACTCTGCCGCTACGCGGTCCTCTTCGGCGACCCGCAGCTCGCCCTCACGGCCGTCCGGCGGGTGCTCTCCGTCACCGCCGACGAGGTGCGCGAGATCGCCGCGGCGCGGCTGCGCCCCGACAACCGGGCGGTGCTGGTGTACGAACCGGTGCCCGGCACCGAGGGGGAGACGGACGGGGACGCCGAGGGCGCCGCCGCCGACCGCAACGACAACGACGCAGAAGAGGGGGCGGACCAGTGACCGACGCCACCGAGCCGCTGATCACGATGGACTTCCACCCCCGGCCCGCCTCCGGGGAGCCCACCCCGTGGGCCTTCCCGGCCCCCGACCGCGGAACGCTGCCCAACGGGCTGACCGTTCTGCGCTGTCACCGCCCCGGCCAGCAGGTCGTGGCCGTGGAGATCAACCTCGACGCCCCGCTCGGCGCCGAGCCCGACGGTCTGGACGGCATCGCCACCATCATGGCCCGGGCTCTGTCCGAGGGCACCGACAAGCGGTCCGCCGAGGAGTTCGCCGCCGAGCTGGAGCGCTGCGGCGCCACCCTCGACGCCCACGCCGACCACCCCGGTGTCCGGGTCTCCCTGGAGGTGCCGGTCTCCCGGCTGCCCAAGGCCCTCGGGCTGCTCGCCGAGGCGCTGCGCGCGCCCGCGTTCGACGACGGCGAGATCAAGCGGCTGGTACGGAACCGGCTGGACGAGATCCCGCACGAGACGGCCAACCCGGGCCGCCGCGCCGCCAAGGAGCTGTACCGCAGCCTCTTCCCGGCGTCGCTGCGGATGTCCCGCCCCCGGCAGGGGACGGAGGAGACGGTGGCCCGGATCGACTCCGCCGGGGTCCGGGCGTTCTACGAGGCCCATGTGCGGCCCGCGACCGCCACGGCGGTCGTCGTCGGCGACCTGACCGGTGTGGACCTCGACGCGCTGCTCGCGGAGACCCTCGGCACCTGGCAGGGCGACACGGTGGCGGCCCGTGCACAGCCGGAGATCACCGCCGACGACAGCGGCCGCGTGATCATCGTGGACCGGCCGGGCGCGGTGCAGACCCAGCTGCTCATCGGCCGGATCGGCGCCGACCGGCACGACCGGGTCTGGCCGGCCCAGGTGCTCGGCACGTACTGCCTCGGCGGCACCCTCACCTCCCGGCTCGACCGGGTGCTCCGCGAGGAGAAGGGGTACACCTACGGCGTCCGGGCCTTCGCGCAGGTGCTGTGCTCCGCCCCGGACGGTTCGGGCGCCGCGCTGCTGGGCATCAGCGGCTCGGTCGACACCCCCAACACCGGCCCGGCGCTGGAGGACCTCTGGCAGGTTCTGCGCACCCTCGCCGAGGGCGGACTGACGGACGCCGAGCGCGATGTCGCCGTACAGAACCTGGTCGGGGTCGCCCCGCTGCGGTACGAGACGGCGGCGTCGGTCGCGGGCACCCTCGCGGACCAGGTGGAGCAGCACCTTCCGGACGACTTCCAGGGGCAGTTGTACGCCCGTCTGGCACAGACCGGGACGGTCGAGGCCACCGCGGCGGTCGTCAGCGCGTTCCCCGTGGACCGGCTGGTGACCGTGCTCGTCGGTGACGCCTCCGAGATCGCCGGGCCCGTCCGGGCGCTGGGCATCGGGGAAGTGACGGTGGTGAAGGGCTGACGGACCGGCAGCCGTACGGGTGGGCCGGGCCGGTCGGTCCGGTGGCCCGGCGGCACGCGGTTCGGCAGTGCCGGTGGTACGGGCGGAGCCCCGGGCGTTGCGCGTTGGTGCGCCGCGCCCGGGGCTCCGCTCCGTCAGCTGTCCGTTTTGGTGGGAAGTTGACCGGCATGGGCTGTGGCATGAGCAACAAAGAAGCCCGTTTGTTTGGTGATCGACATGCCGCCCGCCTAGCGTCGATCCGGCTGTTCGCCTGCAGGCGCCGCAAACCGCGGCACGGACAGCCATCGCCGAGTCCCCGCCGGGCGCGAGCCCTGGGGAGCCGGGGACCCATGTCCCCACCGGGGTGAATCGGACCCTTCGCAGCCCGCGGAGGAGCCGTAGGAGACCTTCCTCTCTCCGAACCCGTCAGCTAACCCGGTAGGCGAGAAGGAAGGAAAGGACCAGCCTCTCCATGGCGTTTGCCCGAACCAGTGGGAAGCACCGTGGCCCGAGCCGGATGACGCGCCGCAGCGCGAGCATCGCCGGAGCCGCGACCCTCGCCACCACCGGCGTCATCGGCACCCTCGCCGCCCCCGCGTTCGCCTCCGACGGCGACGGCCGGGAGCAGAACGGCGACCCGGGCACCCTGAGCGCCGAGGACACGGGCACCCTTCAGATCCTCGCCGCCGAGCAGCCCGGCACCCTGCAGCCGCTCTCCGCGTCGGATTCGCTCTCCGGCCAGGTCGCCGACCAGGCCCACGCCCAGAAGCAGCAGGCCGTGGCCCGTGCGCAGGCGGAGGCGGAGGCCAAGCGCGAGGCCGAGGCGCGGGCCGAGGCCGAGCGGGAGGCCCGTGAGCGCGCCGCCCGTGACGCCGAGCGCAAGCGGCTGCTCAACACCTGGACGTCCCCCGTCGAGGGTTCGGACGTCACCACCTCCTACCGGGCCAACAGCGCGCTCTGGTCCTCCGGTACGCACACCGGCATCGACTTCCACGCCTCGACCGGGACGAAGATCGTGTCCGTGGGCGCGGGCACCGTCGTCGAGGCGGGCTGGGGCGGGGCCTACGGCTACAACGTCGTCATCGAGATGCGCGACGGCTCGTACACCCAGTACGCGCATCTGTCGTCGCTCTCCGTCTCCGCCGGGCAGACCGTGATGCCCGGCCAGCAGATCGGCCGCGCGGGCTCCACCGGGAACTCCACCGGGGCGCACCTCCACTTCGAGGTCCGCACCGGCGCGGAGTACGGCTCGGACGTCGACCCGGTCTCGTATCTGCGCGGAAAGGGCGTCAGGGTCTGACCTCCCGGGTCCGCCCGCCCCGCTTGTATCGGGCGTAGCCGCTCCTCGGCTTTCTCGCCTGTTTTCGCTCGTTTCGCAGTGCCCCGGCGCCCGGCGCCGGGGCACTGCGCG
Encoded proteins:
- a CDS encoding M16 family metallopeptidase, with amino-acid sequence MGHTATAQAGSGGLTATEHRLANGLRVVLSEDHLTPVAAVCLWYDVGSRHEVKGRTGLAHLFEHLMFQGSKQVQGNGHFELVQGAGGSLNGTTSFERTNYFETMPTHELELALWLEADRMGSLLAALDDESMENQRDVVKNERRQRYDNVPYGTAFEKLTALAYPEGHPYHHTPIGSMADLDAATLEDARAFFRTYYAPNNAVLSVVGDIDPEQTLAWVEKYFGSIPSHDGKQPPRDGALPDVMGRQLREVVEEDVPARALMAAYRLPHDGSRACDAVDVALTVLGGGESSRLHNRLVRRDQTAVAAGFGLLRLAGAPSLGWLDVKTSGGVEVAQIEAAVDEELARFAAEGPTDEEMERAQAQLEREWLDRLGTVAGRADELCRYAVLFGDPQLALTAVRRVLSVTADEVREIAAARLRPDNRAVLVYEPVPGTEGETDGDAEGAAADRNDNDAEEGADQ
- a CDS encoding M16 family metallopeptidase — its product is MDFHPRPASGEPTPWAFPAPDRGTLPNGLTVLRCHRPGQQVVAVEINLDAPLGAEPDGLDGIATIMARALSEGTDKRSAEEFAAELERCGATLDAHADHPGVRVSLEVPVSRLPKALGLLAEALRAPAFDDGEIKRLVRNRLDEIPHETANPGRRAAKELYRSLFPASLRMSRPRQGTEETVARIDSAGVRAFYEAHVRPATATAVVVGDLTGVDLDALLAETLGTWQGDTVAARAQPEITADDSGRVIIVDRPGAVQTQLLIGRIGADRHDRVWPAQVLGTYCLGGTLTSRLDRVLREEKGYTYGVRAFAQVLCSAPDGSGAALLGISGSVDTPNTGPALEDLWQVLRTLAEGGLTDAERDVAVQNLVGVAPLRYETAASVAGTLADQVEQHLPDDFQGQLYARLAQTGTVEATAAVVSAFPVDRLVTVLVGDASEIAGPVRALGIGEVTVVKG
- a CDS encoding M23 family metallopeptidase, with protein sequence MAFARTSGKHRGPSRMTRRSASIAGAATLATTGVIGTLAAPAFASDGDGREQNGDPGTLSAEDTGTLQILAAEQPGTLQPLSASDSLSGQVADQAHAQKQQAVARAQAEAEAKREAEARAEAEREARERAARDAERKRLLNTWTSPVEGSDVTTSYRANSALWSSGTHTGIDFHASTGTKIVSVGAGTVVEAGWGGAYGYNVVIEMRDGSYTQYAHLSSLSVSAGQTVMPGQQIGRAGSTGNSTGAHLHFEVRTGAEYGSDVDPVSYLRGKGVRV